One Stenotrophomonas sp. SAU14A_NAIMI4_5 DNA segment encodes these proteins:
- a CDS encoding NADP-dependent isocitrate dehydrogenase, producing MSKILYTLTDEAPFLATQSLLPIVDAYTATAGIVVETRDISLSGRILSQFPELLSDAQKVSDDLAELGQLATTPDANIIKLPNISASVPQLKAAIKELQDQGYPLPAYPETPADDQQRDYKARYDKVKGSAVNPVLREGNSDRRAPLSVKNYARKHPHRMGAWASDSKSHVAHMAAGDFYGSEKSATLANAGSLKITFHGKDGSAVVLKEKTAVKAGEIVDAAVMSRKALAAFIGEQIADAKAQGVLFSLHLKATMMKVSDPIMFGVAVNEFYKDVLAKHADVLKQAGFDANNGIGDLAARLPSLPEATRAAIEADLAAEYAQRPGVAMVNSDKGITNLHVPSDVIVDASMPAMIRDSGKMWNAEGKLQDTKAVIPDRCYAGVYQAVIDDCKANGAFNPATMGSVPNVGLMAQKAEEYGSHDKTFQITADGVVKVTDEAGTVVFEHAVEAGDIWRMCQTKDAPIQDWVKLAVERARLSSTPAVFWLDAGRAHDAQVIAKVEQYLKDHDTNGLDIRILPPVEATAFSLDRIRKGEDTISVTGNVLRDYLTDLFPIMELGTSAKMLSIVPLMAGGGLFETGAGGSAPKHVQQFVEEDYLRWDSLGEFLALAASLEHLGNRYDNAAARVLAKALDEANGQFLDNDKSPSRKLGGIDNRGSHFYIALYWAQALAAQDEDAALKARFAPLAKALTDNEQTIVDELAAVQGKAVDIGGYYRPDVAKASKAMRPSATFNTALEQLRG from the coding sequence ATGTCCAAGATCCTCTACACGCTGACCGACGAAGCACCGTTCCTGGCTACCCAGTCGCTGCTGCCGATCGTCGACGCCTACACCGCCACCGCCGGTATTGTGGTGGAAACCCGTGACATCTCGCTGTCCGGCCGCATCCTGTCGCAGTTCCCGGAACTGCTCAGCGACGCGCAGAAGGTCAGCGACGACCTGGCCGAGCTGGGCCAGCTGGCGACCACCCCGGACGCCAACATCATCAAGCTGCCGAACATCTCCGCTTCGGTGCCGCAGCTGAAGGCGGCCATCAAGGAACTGCAGGACCAGGGCTACCCGCTGCCGGCTTACCCGGAAACCCCGGCCGACGACCAGCAGCGCGACTACAAGGCGCGCTATGACAAGGTCAAGGGCAGCGCGGTGAACCCGGTGCTGCGCGAAGGCAACTCCGACCGCCGTGCACCGCTGTCGGTGAAGAACTACGCACGCAAGCACCCGCATCGCATGGGCGCCTGGGCGTCGGATTCGAAGTCGCACGTCGCGCACATGGCCGCCGGTGATTTCTACGGCAGCGAGAAGTCGGCCACCCTGGCCAACGCCGGTTCGCTGAAGATCACCTTCCACGGCAAGGACGGCAGCGCCGTCGTGCTGAAGGAAAAGACCGCGGTCAAGGCCGGCGAGATCGTCGATGCCGCGGTGATGAGCCGCAAGGCGCTGGCCGCCTTCATCGGTGAGCAGATCGCCGATGCCAAGGCCCAGGGCGTGCTGTTCTCGCTGCACCTGAAGGCGACCATGATGAAGGTCTCCGACCCGATCATGTTCGGCGTGGCCGTCAACGAGTTCTACAAGGACGTGCTGGCCAAGCACGCCGACGTGCTGAAGCAGGCCGGTTTCGATGCCAACAACGGCATCGGTGATCTGGCCGCGCGCCTGCCGTCGCTGCCGGAAGCCACCCGCGCCGCGATCGAAGCCGACCTGGCCGCCGAGTACGCACAGCGTCCGGGCGTGGCCATGGTCAACTCGGACAAGGGCATCACCAACCTGCACGTGCCGAGCGACGTCATCGTCGACGCCTCGATGCCGGCGATGATCCGCGACTCCGGCAAGATGTGGAATGCCGAAGGCAAGCTGCAGGACACCAAGGCCGTCATCCCCGACCGTTGCTACGCCGGCGTGTACCAAGCCGTCATCGACGACTGCAAGGCCAACGGTGCCTTCAACCCGGCCACCATGGGCTCGGTGCCGAACGTCGGCCTGATGGCGCAGAAGGCCGAAGAGTACGGCTCGCACGACAAGACCTTCCAGATCACCGCCGACGGCGTGGTCAAGGTCACCGACGAGGCCGGCACCGTGGTGTTCGAGCACGCCGTGGAAGCCGGTGACATCTGGCGCATGTGCCAGACCAAGGACGCGCCGATCCAGGACTGGGTGAAGCTGGCCGTCGAACGTGCCCGCCTGAGCAGCACCCCGGCCGTGTTCTGGCTGGATGCCGGCCGCGCCCACGACGCTCAGGTCATCGCCAAGGTCGAGCAGTATCTGAAGGACCACGACACCAACGGCCTGGACATCCGCATCCTGCCGCCGGTGGAAGCGACCGCCTTCTCGCTGGACCGCATCCGTAAGGGTGAGGACACCATCTCGGTGACCGGCAACGTGCTGCGCGACTACCTGACCGACCTGTTCCCGATCATGGAGCTGGGCACCAGCGCCAAGATGCTGTCGATCGTGCCGCTGATGGCCGGTGGTGGCCTGTTCGAGACCGGTGCCGGTGGTTCGGCCCCGAAGCACGTGCAGCAGTTCGTCGAAGAGGACTACCTGCGCTGGGATTCGCTGGGTGAATTCCTGGCCCTGGCCGCGTCGCTGGAGCACCTGGGCAACCGCTACGACAACGCTGCCGCCCGCGTGCTGGCCAAGGCGCTGGACGAAGCCAACGGCCAGTTCCTGGACAACGACAAGTCGCCGTCGCGCAAGTTGGGTGGCATCGACAACCGCGGCAGCCACTTCTACATCGCGCTGTACTGGGCCCAGGCCCTGGCCGCGCAGGATGAAGACGCCGCACTGAAGGCCCGCTTCGCCCCGCTGGCCAAGGCACTGACCGACAATGAGCAGACCATCGTCGATGAGCTGGCCGCGGTGCAGGGCAAGGCCGTGGACATCGGTGGCTACTACCGTCCGGATGTGGCCAAGGCCAGCAAGGCCATGCGCCCGAGCGCGACCTTCAACACCGCGCTGGAGCAGCTGCGCGGCTGA
- a CDS encoding LysM peptidoglycan-binding domain-containing protein: MSTEKKADFSGVTASVDSTAEKVPKADFSGVTASVDSTAERVGGTYTVQKGDSLSKIAKQHLGDANAWKKIFEANRDVLDDPDKIFPGQTLKLPPK; the protein is encoded by the coding sequence ATGAGCACCGAGAAGAAAGCCGATTTCTCCGGCGTCACCGCCAGCGTCGACAGTACCGCCGAGAAGGTTCCCAAGGCGGACTTCTCCGGCGTTACGGCCTCGGTGGACAGCACGGCCGAGCGCGTCGGCGGTACCTACACCGTGCAGAAGGGCGATTCGCTGTCGAAGATCGCCAAGCAGCACCTGGGCGATGCCAATGCCTGGAAAAAGATCTTCGAGGCCAACCGCGATGTCCTCGACGACCCGGACAAGATCTTTCCGGGCCAGACCCTGAAGCTGCCGCCGAAGTAA
- the queF gene encoding NADPH-dependent 7-cyano-7-deazaguanine reductase QueF (Catalyzes the NADPH-dependent reduction of 7-cyano-7-deazaguanine (preQ0) to 7-aminomethyl-7-deazaguanine (preQ1) in queuosine biosynthesis) codes for MNTPQDSSLGREVSYPSQYDPGLLFPIPRIGARAEIGLDDAALPFVGHDRWHAFELSWLDPRGKPQVAVATVQVPCTSPRLIESKSFKLYLNSLNSTRVDNAEALRERLVADLSACAGAPVQVQFGLPPLVEAPLGESIDSLDVEIDCYGPPQADYLAADAGQVVEETLVSSLLKSNCPVTGQPDWATVSVRYRGPKIDHAGLLRYLVSYREHAEFHEQCVERIFSEVSARCQPQWLEVEARYTRRGGLDINPWRASHGIAGPAATFRELRQ; via the coding sequence ATGAACACCCCCCAGGACTCCAGCCTCGGTCGCGAGGTCAGTTATCCGTCGCAGTACGATCCCGGCCTGCTGTTTCCCATCCCCCGCATCGGCGCCCGCGCCGAGATCGGCCTCGATGACGCCGCGCTGCCGTTCGTCGGCCACGACCGCTGGCACGCCTTCGAACTGAGCTGGCTCGACCCGCGCGGCAAGCCGCAGGTGGCCGTGGCCACCGTGCAGGTGCCGTGCACCTCGCCGCGGTTGATCGAATCGAAGTCGTTCAAGCTGTACCTCAATTCCCTCAACAGCACCCGCGTCGACAACGCCGAGGCACTGCGCGAGCGCCTGGTGGCTGACCTGTCGGCCTGCGCGGGTGCGCCGGTACAGGTGCAGTTCGGCCTGCCGCCGCTGGTCGAGGCGCCGCTGGGCGAATCGATCGACAGCCTGGACGTGGAGATCGACTGCTACGGCCCGCCGCAGGCGGACTACCTCGCCGCCGATGCCGGCCAGGTGGTGGAGGAGACCCTGGTCTCGTCCCTGCTGAAATCCAATTGCCCGGTCACCGGCCAGCCGGACTGGGCCACGGTCAGCGTTCGCTACCGCGGCCCGAAGATCGACCACGCCGGCCTGCTGCGTTATCTGGTCAGCTACCGCGAGCACGCCGAGTTCCACGAGCAGTGCGTGGAGCGCATCTTCAGCGAGGTGTCCGCACGCTGCCAGCCGCAGTGGCTGGAAGTGGAAGCGCGCTACACCCGCCGCGGCGGCCTGGACATCAACCCCTGGCGTGCCAGCCATGGCATTGCCGGCCCGGCCGCGACCTTCCGCGAGCTGCGCCAGTAA
- a CDS encoding M20 family metallopeptidase, with amino-acid sequence MRRSLLLSALLLALPALAHAQQAERPEVTAAAQRLQAQVVEWRRDFHAHPELSNREERTSAEVAKRLRAMGLKPKTGIAHHGVVAIIEGGKPGPKIALRADMDALPVTEQTGLPFASKATAQYRGQTVGVMHACGHDAHTATLLGVAQALVAMKKDLPGQVMLIFQPSEEGAPPPEEGGAALMLKEGLFADFKPEAVFGLHVFSSVQAGQIAVRGGPLMAASDRFGIKVIGRQTHGSAPWNGVDPIVATADLIGTAQTIVSRRTNLSKQPAVVTFGAINGGIRYNIIPDEVEMVGTIRTFDEGMRQQIFADLRNVAEHTAAAHGAKAVTDIYESEGNPATVNDPALTAKMLPSLQAVVGKDNVYEPPLQMGAEDFSLYAKEVPGMFFFVGSTSVGIDPATAPANHSPKFLLDEKALDVGFRALMQVSLDYLNGAGTPAG; translated from the coding sequence ATGCGCCGTTCCCTGCTGCTGTCCGCCCTGCTGCTGGCCCTGCCGGCCCTTGCCCACGCCCAGCAGGCCGAGCGCCCGGAGGTGACAGCCGCCGCGCAGCGCCTGCAGGCTCAGGTGGTGGAGTGGCGGCGTGACTTCCACGCGCATCCGGAGCTGTCCAACCGCGAGGAGCGCACCTCGGCCGAAGTCGCCAAGCGCCTGCGCGCGATGGGCCTGAAGCCGAAGACCGGCATCGCCCACCACGGCGTGGTGGCGATCATCGAAGGCGGCAAGCCCGGCCCGAAGATCGCCCTGCGCGCGGACATGGATGCGTTGCCGGTGACCGAACAGACCGGCCTGCCGTTCGCCTCCAAGGCCACCGCGCAGTACCGCGGGCAGACCGTGGGCGTGATGCATGCCTGCGGCCACGATGCGCACACCGCCACCTTGCTGGGCGTGGCGCAGGCGCTGGTGGCGATGAAGAAGGACCTGCCGGGCCAGGTGATGCTGATCTTCCAGCCCTCCGAAGAAGGCGCGCCGCCGCCGGAAGAGGGCGGTGCCGCGCTGATGCTGAAGGAAGGGCTGTTTGCCGACTTCAAGCCGGAAGCGGTGTTCGGCCTGCATGTGTTCTCCAGCGTGCAGGCGGGCCAGATCGCGGTGCGCGGCGGCCCGCTGATGGCGGCGTCGGATCGCTTCGGCATCAAGGTGATCGGCCGCCAGACCCATGGCTCGGCGCCGTGGAACGGGGTGGACCCGATCGTGGCCACCGCCGACCTGATCGGCACCGCGCAGACCATCGTCAGCCGCCGTACCAACCTGTCCAAGCAGCCGGCGGTGGTGACCTTCGGCGCGATCAACGGTGGCATCCGCTACAACATCATTCCCGATGAAGTGGAGATGGTCGGCACCATCCGCACTTTCGACGAGGGCATGCGCCAGCAGATCTTCGCCGACCTGCGCAACGTGGCCGAGCACACCGCGGCCGCGCACGGTGCGAAGGCGGTGACCGACATCTACGAGTCGGAAGGCAACCCGGCGACGGTGAACGACCCGGCGCTGACCGCGAAGATGCTGCCGAGCCTGCAGGCGGTGGTGGGCAAGGACAATGTGTACGAGCCGCCGCTGCAGATGGGTGCGGAGGATTTTTCGCTGTACGCGAAGGAAGTGCCGGGCATGTTCTTCTTCGTCGGTTCGACCAGCGTGGGCATCGATCCGGCGACGGCGCCGGCGAATCATTCGCCGAAGTTCCTGCTGGATGAGAAGGCGCTGGATGTCGGGTTCCGGGCGTTGATGCAGGTGAGCCTGGATTACTTGAACGGTGCTGGCACTCCTGCGGGGTGA
- a CDS encoding efflux RND transporter periplasmic adaptor subunit → MSRVWKIVLLVVAVLVLAVVGVRVLGGGKDKAGGQAAGARQGGEDPDAGPVPVTVVDATRQDVPVYASALGTVTAMNTVTVSPQVGGQLMSINFREGQEVKQGDLLAQIDPRSAQASYDQAVAAKRQNEALLATARSNYQRSNAPEYRQFVAKTDLDTQRNQVAQYESAVAANEASARAAQVQLQYTRITAPISGIAGIRAVDAGNVVSAGTALVTLTQIHPIHVLFNLPERQLGDVRQAQNAGAVPVAALDRADSHVLSGDGKLDVVDNLISADSGTFKARAIFDNTDNGLWPGQFVNVRMQLRTIGGGVVIPTQAVLRGPDGEYVYVVQGDNTVKMQTVRSGVEVGDSQVQIAEGLKGGERVVSEGQFRLKPGSKVTALKPGETPAAPTEAELKAAEQKSGGGGRRGGGPR, encoded by the coding sequence ATGTCACGTGTTTGGAAGATCGTGCTGCTGGTCGTGGCAGTGCTGGTGCTGGCGGTGGTGGGCGTACGCGTCCTCGGTGGCGGCAAGGACAAGGCCGGTGGCCAGGCCGCAGGCGCGCGCCAGGGCGGCGAGGATCCCGATGCCGGCCCGGTGCCGGTGACCGTGGTCGATGCGACGCGCCAGGACGTGCCGGTGTATGCCAGCGCGCTGGGCACGGTCACCGCGATGAACACCGTCACGGTCAGCCCGCAGGTCGGCGGCCAGCTGATGAGCATCAATTTCCGCGAGGGCCAGGAAGTGAAGCAGGGTGACCTGCTGGCACAGATCGACCCGCGCAGCGCCCAGGCCAGCTACGACCAGGCCGTGGCCGCCAAGCGCCAGAACGAAGCGCTGCTGGCCACCGCGCGTTCCAACTACCAGCGCTCCAACGCGCCGGAGTACCGCCAGTTCGTCGCCAAGACCGATCTGGATACACAGCGAAATCAAGTGGCACAGTACGAAAGCGCAGTGGCCGCCAACGAAGCCAGCGCGCGTGCCGCGCAGGTGCAGCTGCAGTACACCCGCATCACCGCGCCGATCTCGGGCATCGCCGGCATCCGCGCGGTCGACGCCGGCAACGTGGTCAGCGCCGGTACCGCGCTGGTCACCCTCACCCAGATCCACCCGATCCACGTGCTGTTCAACCTGCCCGAGCGCCAGCTCGGCGACGTGCGCCAGGCGCAGAACGCCGGCGCCGTGCCGGTGGCCGCGCTGGACCGCGCCGATTCGCACGTGCTGTCCGGTGACGGCAAGCTGGACGTGGTCGACAACCTGATCAGCGCCGATAGCGGCACCTTCAAGGCCCGCGCGATCTTCGACAACACCGACAACGGCCTGTGGCCGGGCCAGTTCGTCAACGTGCGCATGCAGCTGCGCACGATCGGCGGCGGCGTGGTCATCCCCACCCAGGCGGTGCTGCGCGGCCCGGACGGCGAGTACGTCTATGTCGTGCAGGGCGACAACACGGTGAAGATGCAGACCGTGCGCAGCGGCGTGGAAGTGGGCGACAGCCAGGTGCAGATCGCCGAAGGCCTGAAGGGCGGCGAGCGCGTGGTCAGCGAAGGCCAGTTCCGCCTGAAGCCGGGCAGCAAGGTGACCGCGCTGAAGCCGGGCGAGACCCCGGCCGCGCCGACCGAGGCCGAACTGAAGGCCGCCGAACAGAAGAGTGGCGGCGGTGGCCGTCGTGGTGGCGGCCCGCGCTGA
- a CDS encoding efflux RND transporter permease subunit: MGFSTIFIRRPIATSLLMAGLLLLGILGYRKLPVSALPEIDAPSLVVTTQYPGANATTMASLVTTPLERQFGQISGLELMTSDSSAGLSTIILQFSMDRDIDIAAQDVQAAIRQATLPSSLPYQPVYNRVNPADAAIVTLKLTSDTRPLRDVNNYADSILAQRLSQVQGVGLVSIAGNVRPAVRIQVNPAQLSNMGLTMEELRSALTQANVNAPKGSLNGKTQSYSIGTNDQLASAAEYRDTIISYKNGRPVRLSDVADVVDGVENDQLAAWANGKPAVLLEVRRQPGANIVQTVERIRAILPQLQGVLPADVHLEVFNDRTETIRASVHEVQFTLILTIGLVVAVIFVFLRRFWATIIPSVAVPLSLAGTFAVMAFAGMSLDNLSLMALVVATGFVVDDAIVMIENIVRYIEQGKSGKEAAEIGARQIGFTVLSLTVSLVAVFLPLLLMPGVTGRLFHEFAWVLSIAVVLSMLISLTLTPMMCAYLLKPDALPEGEDAHERAAAAGKQNLWTRTVGLYEHSLDWVLGHQRLTLAVAGGALVLTVLLYVLIPKGLLPEQDTGLITGVVQADQNIAFPQMEQRTKQVAEALRQDPDVTGVSAFIGAGSMNPTLNQGQLSIVLKERGERDGLDEILPRLQKAVAGIPGVALYLKPVQDVTLDTRVAATEYQYSLSDVDSATVATQATRLTEALRKRPELADVDNNLSNQGRALELNIDRDKASVLGVPMQTIDDTLYDAFGQRQISTIFTELNQYRVVLEVAPEFRTSTALMEQLAVASNGAGALTGTNATSFGQVTSSNSSTATGIGAQNTGITVGAGNIIPLSALADSKVTSAPLVVSHQQQLPAVTVSFNIAPGYSLSDAVKAIEETKDSLDMPAHLHAEFIGKAAEFTGSQTDVVWLLLASLVVIYIVLGVLYESYIHPITIISTLPPAGVGALLALMVCGLSLSVDGIVGIVLLIGIVKKNGIMMVDFAIEARRAGANAHEAIRRACLLRFRPIMMTTAAAMLGALPLALGTGIGSELRRPLGIAIVGGLLLSQLVTLYTTPVIYLYMERFSEWMARRREQRALRDGTLQEPQA, from the coding sequence GTGGGCTTTTCGACGATCTTCATCCGCCGTCCCATCGCTACCTCGCTGTTGATGGCGGGTCTGTTGCTGCTGGGCATCCTCGGTTACCGCAAGCTGCCGGTGTCGGCGCTGCCGGAAATCGATGCGCCCAGCCTGGTGGTCACCACCCAGTACCCGGGTGCCAACGCGACCACCATGGCTTCGCTGGTGACCACGCCGCTGGAGCGCCAGTTCGGGCAGATCTCCGGGCTGGAACTGATGACCTCCGATTCCTCGGCGGGGTTGTCGACGATCATCCTGCAGTTCTCGATGGACCGCGACATCGACATCGCCGCGCAGGACGTGCAGGCGGCGATCCGCCAGGCCACCCTGCCCTCCTCGCTGCCGTACCAGCCGGTCTACAACCGGGTGAACCCGGCCGACGCGGCCATCGTCACCCTGAAGCTGACCTCGGACACGCGCCCGCTGCGTGACGTCAACAACTACGCCGACTCGATCCTCGCCCAGCGCCTGTCGCAGGTGCAGGGCGTGGGCCTGGTTTCGATCGCCGGCAACGTGCGCCCGGCCGTGCGCATCCAGGTCAACCCGGCGCAGCTGTCGAACATGGGCCTGACCATGGAGGAGCTGCGCAGCGCGCTCACCCAGGCCAACGTCAATGCGCCCAAGGGTTCGTTGAACGGCAAGACCCAGTCCTACAGCATCGGCACCAACGACCAGCTGGCCAGCGCCGCCGAATACCGCGACACCATCATCAGCTACAAGAACGGCCGCCCGGTGCGGTTGTCCGACGTGGCCGACGTGGTCGATGGCGTGGAGAACGACCAGCTGGCCGCCTGGGCCAACGGCAAGCCGGCCGTGCTGCTGGAAGTGCGCCGCCAGCCGGGCGCCAACATCGTGCAGACCGTCGAGCGCATCCGCGCGATCCTGCCGCAGCTGCAGGGCGTGCTGCCGGCCGACGTGCATCTGGAAGTCTTCAACGACCGTACCGAGACCATCCGCGCCTCGGTGCATGAAGTGCAGTTCACCCTGATCCTCACCATCGGCCTGGTGGTGGCGGTCATCTTCGTGTTCCTGCGGCGTTTCTGGGCCACCATCATTCCGTCGGTGGCGGTGCCGCTGTCACTGGCCGGCACCTTCGCGGTGATGGCCTTCGCCGGCATGTCGCTGGACAACCTTTCGCTGATGGCGCTGGTGGTGGCCACCGGCTTCGTGGTCGACGATGCGATCGTGATGATCGAGAACATCGTCCGCTACATCGAGCAGGGCAAGAGTGGCAAGGAAGCGGCCGAGATCGGTGCGCGCCAGATCGGCTTCACCGTGCTGTCGCTGACCGTGTCGCTGGTGGCGGTGTTCCTGCCGCTGCTGCTGATGCCCGGCGTCACCGGCCGCCTGTTCCATGAGTTCGCCTGGGTGCTGAGCATCGCGGTCGTGCTGTCGATGCTGATCTCGCTGACGCTGACCCCGATGATGTGCGCCTACCTGCTCAAGCCCGACGCCCTGCCCGAGGGCGAGGACGCGCATGAGCGGGCAGCGGCGGCAGGCAAGCAGAACCTGTGGACGCGCACCGTGGGCCTGTACGAGCACAGCCTGGACTGGGTGCTGGGCCACCAGCGCCTGACCCTGGCCGTGGCCGGCGGCGCTCTGGTGCTGACCGTGCTGCTGTACGTGCTGATTCCCAAGGGCCTGCTGCCCGAACAGGACACCGGCCTGATCACCGGCGTGGTCCAGGCCGACCAGAACATCGCCTTCCCGCAGATGGAGCAGCGCACCAAGCAGGTGGCCGAAGCCCTGCGCCAGGACCCGGACGTGACCGGTGTGTCGGCCTTCATCGGCGCCGGCAGCATGAACCCCACGCTCAACCAGGGCCAGCTGTCGATCGTGCTGAAGGAACGTGGCGAGCGTGACGGCCTGGATGAGATCCTGCCGCGCCTGCAGAAGGCCGTGGCCGGCATTCCCGGCGTGGCCCTGTACCTGAAGCCGGTGCAGGACGTGACCCTGGATACCCGCGTGGCCGCCACCGAGTACCAGTACTCGCTGTCCGACGTGGATTCGGCCACCGTGGCCACCCAGGCCACGCGCCTGACCGAGGCGCTGCGCAAGCGCCCGGAACTGGCCGACGTCGACAACAACCTGTCCAACCAGGGCCGCGCCCTGGAACTGAACATCGACCGCGACAAGGCCAGCGTGCTGGGCGTGCCGATGCAGACCATCGATGACACGCTCTACGATGCGTTCGGCCAGCGCCAGATCTCGACCATCTTCACCGAGCTCAACCAGTACCGCGTCGTGCTGGAAGTCGCACCGGAGTTCCGCACCAGCACCGCGCTGATGGAACAGCTGGCCGTGGCCTCCAACGGTGCCGGCGCACTGACCGGCACCAACGCCACCAGCTTCGGCCAGGTCACCTCGTCCAACTCGTCCACCGCCACCGGCATCGGCGCGCAGAACACCGGCATCACCGTCGGTGCGGGCAACATCATCCCGCTGTCGGCGCTGGCCGACAGCAAGGTCACCAGCGCGCCGCTGGTGGTCAGCCACCAGCAGCAGCTGCCGGCGGTGACGGTGTCCTTCAACATCGCCCCGGGCTACTCGCTGTCCGATGCGGTCAAGGCCATCGAAGAGACCAAGGACAGCCTGGACATGCCGGCCCACCTGCATGCCGAGTTCATCGGCAAGGCGGCCGAGTTCACCGGCAGCCAGACCGACGTGGTGTGGCTGCTGCTCGCTTCGCTGGTGGTCATCTACATCGTGCTGGGCGTGCTGTACGAGAGCTACATCCACCCGATCACGATCATCTCGACCCTGCCGCCGGCCGGCGTCGGCGCGCTGCTGGCGCTGATGGTGTGCGGCCTGAGCCTGTCGGTGGACGGCATCGTCGGCATCGTGCTGCTCATCGGCATCGTCAAGAAGAACGGCATCATGATGGTGGACTTCGCCATCGAGGCGCGCCGTGCCGGTGCCAACGCGCATGAAGCGATCCGCCGCGCCTGCCTGCTGCGCTTCCGCCCGATCATGATGACCACCGCCGCGGCCATGCTCGGCGCGCTGCCGCTGGCACTGGGCACCGGCATCGGTTCGGAGCTGCGACGTCCGCTGGGCATCGCCATCGTCGGCGGCCTGCTGCTCTCGCAGCTGGTCACGCTGTACACCACGCCGGTGATCTACCTGTACATGGAGCGCTTCTCGGAGTGGATGGCACGCCGCCGCGAGCAGCGCGCCCTGCGCGACGGCACGCTGCAGGAGCCGCAGGCATGA